From Coriobacteriaceae bacterium, a single genomic window includes:
- a CDS encoding IS30 family transposase, producing the protein MSGKRKKGPEKAAPRAYGRLTRHERDTVQRMLERGASCREIARELGRSPSTVSAEVASHRFVTAPKARRGERVDGSADLSAACPRLAAWPRCCNGCGRYRAVGCKRRPHVFYEARAAQLCADSVLVSSRRGIDADEPAAAARLEAIRGCLRRGLSPEQMAACNGGPVDLSPSTIYRWVAAGYDGMTNMELRRKVGYRPRKRAAGRAATRHSARRSHAAFLALGEDACAAAWEMDTVEGAREDSACLLTLLHRPSRLQLALLLEAKDSASVEAALEGVRSVLGADGMGRVFRAVLTDNGAEFSDEGAIAALLGEGPGETRLFYCDPRRSDQKGACERNHVEIRKLLPKGACLRFDRLAPADLALAMSHVNSEPRGALGFSTPARAFRAMLGGDAAALLDAYGVEEVPIGELDLTPGLIERARAERGDAPLA; encoded by the coding sequence ATGTCCGGAAAGAGGAAGAAGGGTCCCGAGAAGGCGGCCCCGAGGGCCTACGGCAGGCTCACCAGGCACGAGCGGGACACGGTCCAGAGGATGCTGGAACGCGGGGCCTCGTGCAGGGAGATCGCGAGGGAGCTGGGCAGGTCGCCCTCGACGGTGAGCGCCGAGGTGGCGTCGCACAGGTTCGTGACGGCGCCGAAGGCCAGGCGCGGCGAGCGCGTGGACGGCTCGGCCGACCTGTCGGCGGCCTGCCCGCGCCTGGCCGCGTGGCCGCGCTGCTGCAACGGCTGCGGCCGCTACCGCGCGGTGGGCTGCAAGCGCCGCCCGCACGTCTTCTACGAGGCCCGCGCCGCGCAGCTGTGCGCCGACTCGGTGCTCGTCTCGTCCAGGCGCGGGATCGATGCCGACGAGCCGGCCGCGGCGGCCAGGCTGGAGGCCATAAGGGGCTGCCTGCGCCGGGGGCTGTCCCCCGAGCAGATGGCGGCGTGCAACGGCGGGCCGGTGGACCTGTCGCCGTCGACCATCTACCGCTGGGTCGCGGCGGGCTACGACGGCATGACCAACATGGAGCTCAGGCGCAAGGTCGGCTACAGGCCGCGCAAGCGCGCCGCCGGCCGGGCGGCCACGCGCCACTCCGCCCGCAGGTCGCACGCCGCGTTCCTCGCCCTCGGGGAGGACGCGTGCGCCGCGGCCTGGGAGATGGACACCGTCGAGGGCGCCAGGGAGGACTCGGCCTGCCTGCTCACGCTGCTCCACCGCCCCAGCAGGCTCCAGCTGGCGCTCCTGCTCGAGGCGAAGGACTCGGCGAGCGTGGAGGCGGCGCTGGAGGGCGTGCGCTCGGTGCTGGGCGCCGACGGCATGGGGAGGGTCTTCCGCGCCGTGCTCACCGACAACGGCGCGGAGTTCTCCGACGAGGGCGCGATCGCGGCGCTCCTCGGCGAGGGGCCGGGCGAGACGAGGCTGTTCTACTGCGACCCCAGGCGCAGCGACCAGAAGGGCGCCTGCGAGCGAAACCACGTCGAGATAAGGAAGCTGCTTCCCAAGGGCGCGTGCCTCAGGTTCGACCGGCTCGCCCCGGCGGACCTGGCGCTGGCCATGTCGCACGTGAACTCCGAGCCCCGCGGCGCGCTCGGCTTCTCGACGCCCGCCCGCGCCTTCAGGGCGATGCTCGGCGGCGACGCGGCGGCGCTGCTGGACGCCTACGGCGTGGAGGAGGTGCCCATCGGCGAACTCGACCTGACGCCGGGCCTCATCGAGAGGGCGCGCGCCGAGAGGGGCGATGCCCCGCTGGCCTAG
- a CDS encoding helix-turn-helix transcriptional regulator, which yields MPVIVRLDKIMAERKISSNELAERIGTTPVNLSRIKKGHIRGIRFNTLEQLCLALRCQPGDLLEVMSEEDARKEFGLDWSAED from the coding sequence ATGCCCGTAATTGTTCGCCTCGACAAGATCATGGCCGAGCGAAAGATTTCCTCGAACGAACTTGCCGAAAGGATTGGAACCACGCCCGTGAACCTGTCCCGTATTAAAAAAGGGCATATTCGCGGCATTCGCTTCAACACACTCGAGCAGCTATGCCTCGCCCTTCGTTGCCAACCCGGAGACCTTCTCGAAGTCATGAGCGAAGAGGATGCCCGAAAGGAGTTCGGACTCGATTGGTCCGCCGAGGATTAG
- a CDS encoding ABC transporter ATP-binding protein has protein sequence MIDLQTLTISYGKKVLVDSVNAEFAPGTVYGLVAPNGHGKTTLLRAMAGLPGPRVDGSIVLDEVQGTGAREVRSMIFYAPGEGTLLYPGLRAEDHLKMVCDMWPHARDIEEIVEQTQIGEFAKMRIRTLSQGMKQQLTLAIAYATGARYLLLDEPMNALDPSRVDLHSEILRKLADSGTCIIMSSHILDSVDRLCDEILFLKDGRLIRSIPQDDAAPKSPGSHFAKPAGRAEGALSTYRRLYEKGG, from the coding sequence ATGATTGACCTTCAAACGCTGACGATCTCTTATGGAAAGAAGGTGCTCGTAGATTCGGTGAACGCTGAGTTTGCCCCGGGTACGGTCTACGGTCTCGTCGCTCCGAACGGGCATGGAAAGACGACGTTGCTGCGTGCGATGGCAGGTTTGCCGGGTCCTCGTGTGGACGGGAGCATCGTTCTGGATGAGGTGCAGGGTACGGGTGCGAGAGAGGTCCGTTCTATGATCTTCTATGCACCTGGTGAGGGGACGCTGCTGTATCCCGGATTGCGTGCGGAAGATCACCTCAAGATGGTTTGCGATATGTGGCCGCATGCTCGCGATATCGAAGAGATAGTGGAACAAACGCAGATAGGCGAGTTCGCGAAGATGAGGATCCGCACTCTGAGCCAGGGCATGAAGCAGCAGCTTACCCTGGCGATTGCGTATGCGACGGGCGCGCGGTACCTTCTATTAGATGAGCCCATGAACGCGCTCGACCCCAGCAGGGTGGACTTGCATTCCGAGATTCTCAGGAAGCTGGCCGATTCTGGTACGTGCATCATCATGTCATCCCACATCTTGGATTCGGTCGATAGGCTGTGCGATGAGATTCTGTTTTTGAAGGATGGGAGGCTCATTAGAAGCATTCCGCAAGATGATGCTGCGCCGAAGTCTCCTGGATCCCATTTCGCAAAGCCTGCCGGACGCGCCGAGGGTGCGCTAAGCACGTATCGGCGACTCTACGAAAAGGGCGGGTAG
- the rpmE gene encoding 50S ribosomal protein L31 — MKQGIHPQYVECTVTCSCGNTFKTHATVSEMKVELCNECHPFYTGQQKFVDTGGRVQRFADKFGGAAAAQLKKAEEAKAAKAAKAAEAEAARKAAAEAKAAEKAKRAAKFAEEAAKQAAEAPAEAPVEEAAAEAETTEAAE; from the coding sequence ATGAAGCAGGGTATCCATCCCCAGTATGTCGAGTGCACGGTGACGTGCTCCTGCGGCAACACCTTCAAGACGCACGCTACCGTGTCTGAGATGAAGGTCGAGCTTTGCAACGAGTGCCACCCGTTCTACACCGGCCAGCAGAAGTTCGTCGACACCGGTGGACGCGTCCAGCGCTTCGCCGACAAGTTCGGTGGCGCCGCTGCCGCCCAGCTCAAGAAGGCTGAGGAGGCCAAGGCTGCCAAGGCCGCCAAGGCTGCTGAGGCCGAGGCCGCTCGCAAGGCCGCCGCTGAGGCTAAGGCTGCCGAGAAGGCTAAGCGTGCCGCTAAGTTCGCCGAGGAGGCTGCCAAGCAGGCCGCCGAGGCTCCCGCAGAGGCTCCCGTCGAGGAGGCCGCTGCCGAGGCCGAGACCACCGAGGCTGCTGAGTAA
- a CDS encoding DUF2975 domain-containing protein, protein MSSDNRTPRLHSFRIACAIASATLCATAIAQVAFSLKPAIEVLDNPVIADSPAYPALAISTLVPAVIGIATTILSAVLVWTIKSGDPFKKGSATCLKVLGILFVVQAATSLYAGSLKTSVSMFGGEGAVGAQEIASSFDWTSLVLGIVLFMLSQLFLYARELYLDSDEIA, encoded by the coding sequence ATGAGTTCCGACAATCGCACTCCCCGGCTTCATTCCTTCCGCATCGCATGTGCGATAGCCTCTGCGACCCTTTGCGCCACCGCCATCGCACAAGTGGCGTTCTCCTTAAAGCCAGCAATCGAAGTGCTCGACAACCCTGTAATTGCAGACTCCCCCGCGTATCCAGCCCTTGCGATCTCGACATTGGTCCCTGCCGTCATCGGTATCGCTACGACCATCCTCAGCGCCGTTCTCGTGTGGACGATCAAGAGCGGAGACCCCTTCAAGAAAGGGTCTGCGACATGCTTGAAGGTGCTCGGCATTCTCTTCGTTGTTCAAGCTGCCACCAGCCTCTACGCCGGCTCACTCAAAACCTCCGTTTCGATGTTTGGCGGCGAGGGGGCCGTCGGCGCCCAAGAGATCGCTTCATCATTCGATTGGACCTCTCTGGTTCTCGGCATCGTCCTGTTCATGCTTTCCCAGCTCTTCTTGTACGCCCGAGAGCTGTACCTCGACTCCGACGAGATTGCGTAA
- a CDS encoding ATP-binding cassette domain-containing protein, whose product MKQGMQGFVDAFNTRAPQASGTDLSPEQQNDAELARYANAALAAQTDAAFLDSAESYYALMGEGFQSGSIVGDRETNDAELAYCRALSSSGITDIPASASDLPFLSFLPYAIATAPSFLPFIPFLLSSILLLGATRPATLAAKAPVPKFRRLIQTVFSIIAAGTAMLLAGLAPGGIYALALNGFGQIGYPIAFFHDGALATTIAGNVFTTLLIALLAGGTLISVCSVVLSTATRRVLAGPLASALLVAAPAFPLLSDSALEHNAVLGLLPLAVFSPIEATGYVGCFPTEFTGSGSGGASMLAVALIYAAVLFAVGAVATRSPKQPGPAKKHHGLELLDVSVGYGSTTILSIGPLFLSPGTAAGLVAPNGSGKTTLLEALSGQFPTRIRSGSLLADGICQRRSAEFAELVYLSSSGGTDLYPTLSALEHLAFVREAWKSAADIDPLCNSLGISPYLDKPTRKLSTGMKQQVKLAMAIATDCPYLILDEPLNGLDPGKRKTSCDAMRSEVARGRSVLISSHLLDDLADLTNSFYFIEAGTLVEKIESSSQTLKQEYLDTYER is encoded by the coding sequence ATGAAGCAGGGCATGCAGGGCTTTGTCGACGCATTCAATACGCGCGCGCCCCAGGCCAGCGGCACAGACCTATCTCCAGAGCAGCAAAATGACGCGGAGCTTGCAAGATACGCGAACGCCGCCCTCGCCGCTCAAACCGACGCCGCCTTTCTCGATTCTGCCGAGAGCTACTACGCGCTCATGGGCGAAGGCTTCCAATCCGGGTCCATCGTGGGAGACCGAGAGACCAATGACGCGGAGCTCGCATATTGCCGTGCCCTGAGCAGCTCCGGCATCACGGATATCCCGGCCTCCGCAAGCGACCTGCCATTCCTTTCCTTCCTGCCTTACGCCATTGCCACGGCGCCGTCTTTCCTTCCCTTCATCCCCTTCCTTCTCTCGTCGATACTCCTGCTCGGGGCCACAAGGCCTGCGACCCTGGCGGCGAAGGCGCCCGTGCCCAAATTCCGGCGCCTTATCCAGACCGTGTTTTCGATAATCGCCGCGGGGACCGCGATGCTCCTCGCCGGCCTCGCGCCCGGGGGCATTTACGCCTTGGCCCTAAACGGCTTCGGGCAAATTGGGTACCCGATCGCCTTCTTCCATGACGGCGCGCTTGCCACCACGATCGCGGGAAACGTCTTCACGACCCTGCTTATCGCGCTTCTTGCGGGCGGAACCTTGATATCCGTTTGCTCCGTCGTCCTATCGACCGCAACGAGGCGCGTCCTCGCAGGCCCCCTTGCCTCCGCGCTGCTTGTCGCGGCCCCGGCATTCCCGTTACTGTCCGATTCGGCGCTGGAGCATAATGCCGTGCTCGGGCTTCTGCCGCTGGCCGTGTTCTCGCCTATCGAGGCAACGGGTTACGTGGGATGCTTCCCGACGGAATTCACTGGCTCCGGTTCGGGCGGTGCATCGATGCTTGCCGTGGCCCTGATATACGCCGCGGTCCTTTTTGCGGTCGGCGCCGTTGCGACACGTTCGCCCAAACAGCCTGGACCCGCGAAAAAGCACCATGGGCTCGAGCTTCTGGACGTGAGCGTGGGATACGGAAGCACGACGATACTTTCAATCGGACCGCTTTTCCTGAGCCCGGGAACGGCGGCTGGGCTCGTCGCCCCCAACGGCTCGGGGAAAACCACCCTTCTTGAAGCGCTGTCGGGCCAATTTCCCACCCGCATCCGCTCGGGAAGCCTGTTGGCAGACGGAATCTGCCAGCGTCGATCAGCCGAATTCGCAGAACTCGTCTACCTGAGCTCTTCGGGCGGTACGGATCTCTACCCCACGCTATCGGCCCTCGAGCACCTTGCTTTCGTTAGGGAGGCGTGGAAATCGGCTGCCGACATCGACCCGCTCTGCAACTCCCTCGGAATCTCCCCATATCTCGACAAGCCGACCCGTAAACTCTCGACAGGAATGAAGCAGCAGGTAAAGCTTGCCATGGCGATAGCGACCGATTGCCCGTACCTCATCCTCGATGAACCGCTGAACGGCCTCGATCCGGGAAAACGGAAAACCTCCTGCGACGCGATGCGCAGCGAAGTGGCGCGGGGACGCAGCGTGCTCATTTCAAGCCATCTACTCGACGACCTGGCAGACCTCACCAACTCGTTCTACTTCATCGAGGCCGGCACACTCGTGGAAAAGATCGAGTCGTCCTCGCAGACGCTCAAGCAGGAATACCTCGATACATACGAGAGATGA